The stretch of DNA TTGAAATCAGAAATATTAGTACGAACGGTGAAATACTGAAACAAGAAAATCATATAAAccaaagttttatttaattaatatttaaaaacaaatatgatactattttaatcaatttcattTCAATCACTTTTTATGAATTGCATTAATCATATGAtgattagtgatgtgccggatcgttaaaaaagaagatccgcggatacggatacggatcccgatcattagtgtcaagatccgcggatacggatctctctttttttttacccaataaaATTTCAGGTTTAAATCTTAATAAAAAACAACTGATTGGACTAAATATTTCAAGCATCGAATAAGAAACAGATTTGAAACGTAGATACAAGCTTTCTTCGATGTTTTTTTGGTACGCAGTCGGAAAAGCATTTTGGTTTCAGGAGCCAGAACGTCGGATGAGGCGGCCACCCTATTGTAATGGACTTAAACTTCTATAGCGAAAGTGTACACATTTGTGTAACTTATCGTCTTTTTCAGGAACCATGAAGTTCTTAGCAGTACTGTTGCTGATCGGGTTTGTAGCCGCAGCCTCAGCAGATGGTGAGTATTTCTGTTACTTTTTGTATCCTTaatgattttataatttttattaaaaatttccttccTGTAGTAAATAATATTGATATCAGAGATTTTACGCATATTAAAGAAAACAATATGCGGATTTATCTGTACGTCGTTTAGGTTATCCTGTTTTATATGGACAAACATCTATTGAGAACACTGGCAAAAACGTTTCTAGCGAAAATCAGAGTAAACATTTCAAGGATATATTCTCGTCCGTTACTTACAATGTCTTAGAGATTATTCTTCTATAAAAGATTTTGACTATCTTTAAATTTGGATTGCATTCTCGTTAGACAGCCTCGTTAGGCAATGTACATACAATAATCTATGAATATTCAGAATTTTTAGTGTGGTGGTATTAGAAAATTTGTAAAACTATCAGTTAAGTTCTAAGTGAAAGAGAACTATTTAGTTTCAGAGAGATCAATTTCACGCGTATTGCACTATGTTAGAAATCAAATAATGAgcgaaataataaacaaaaaaatatcataaggatggttttttttaatgtatttctcttttttcttttctgtaacaTCTTTTCCGCTATTAATTAGAGCGTGCTTGATCGCCCAGAGGTGCTACTTCCTAAAGCGAAGGTGCACCCCTTCAAATACTGCTGAATCCCTCCAAGTATgaaactcccccccccaaaaaaaaacgccATTAAAAACAACCAATCCATAAATTTCAATTGTGCAGACTGAGCTATGATCTAGTATAGTCACCCCCTGCTTCAGCTctgtagaaaaaagaaatttactcATTTCAGTTTTAACATTTCCCTCGCGCACAAAGCAAACTTTTCTAAAAATagtcaaaacttaaaagaaatttgCTTATTCTAATTCgctgttttactcttttttattaaagattttactcaCTTCTTTACCGATTCCTCTGATGACGTGGCGGACAAACTTCAGGAAATGCGAAAGCTTCAGAAAGGGCTTTCATCTGTGATCAATGAAATCAGGTAAAAAGAGCACACATAAGAAGTAATTTCTCAATatgtagtaggggaatgtggggcaaagtgaaatggttaagataacttactttttttcaaaatgaacaaaggTACAAATGGAAAATTTGTTCTGacaattgcagtacataaaggaagaacattatacTTTACAATtaaactcgcattgaaacattatttcttatttttgacagtaatttgtgcctcaaaaaaaaaaaaaaaaaaaaaaaaaaaaaaaaaaaaagcttgaaactttttatcgtttttttccaaAGGGcacagtgaaaaatgaaatatttttttaatgaaatgttttctattcgatCATTAAAGCTATTTTCTATTAAATAGGAtgggtaaataaaaaaatgaaagtataaataaaaagaaatgaaataataaacaaaaataaataaatgagggaATAAAATAACGATTTAATAAGATaagtgaatggatgaataaataggggaattattaaatgaaggaactcaaataaactaattaataaatgaaaacgtaagtgatttggtATAAGACAGAATAAGTAAATGACtagaactatttcactttgccccatccactttgctccgcatggACATgcctaattgtaaaaaaaaaaaaaaaaatacaatacaaataagcttaatattaagcaaataaatactgcactgaacatAAGTAGgtcttaattaaaaattcaaatgtttataaCAAGAGTTTTATCGTTtaatattaccaaaaatattttttgatgcgaAACAAAATATTAGGGTAGAAAGGGGCACGTTAACGAAGTgctcatttttcaaaacaaattataactggagagccaacagtcataacagattgatgctactccctagcaaatattctcataaGTTTTTGAGtattagtcgagcttcggtccagcatgcataaagaataatctgttttctacaaagttgagtaaattttgtgttgaacgttttgaagcttactgtgaataaataatatttagttaagaaaaaacaaatacactgctcgacattgaaaatgcaacatcaAAGAaaaagtgttcagaaatttatgcaaattttagagtagacgtacatcactgagttatgtaaatgatgtgaaatgcgcagctctccgacgcacgtgaagtaagatataaggtaAGGAATTTGctgaatgggcaatattcgtgtcctTATTTCTGaatggagaattatcgaagaaattttgtttttgtcttggagaatacgtgtaacacgagagaatgccaggccgacgtcaatgaaggcacttccagcagatagacgattttacgaggggtatggtgatcggactgagaaggggagattggtccgtacgtcaaatcacAGCTAATACCCACATgaatgcgagcacggtgcattggctgtgccgaagatggttggaacaacgaaacgtggcaagattgaggggtgcaggggcagccagagtgacgtcagaacgcgtggatcgacgcattcACCGACAAGCTgcagcagacccacaagtcacttgttcctcgattctgcagcaggtgcaagataccctgaacgttcccgtgtcaaccagaaccatttcccgtcgtttggtcgcacgtggtctgcaatcacggcgtccgctaagaagactgccattgaccccacaacatagacaacaacgtttagtatggtgccggtctagagcgacgtggatgacagaatggcgaaatgttgTGTTCTCAGAtaaatcccgcttctgtttatccaatGATAGTCGCCTCATaagtgtgtggcgtcgacgtggagacagatctaatccggcaatAACTGAGGAAcatcccaccgcacgacaacgtggcataatggtttggggcgcaattgcgtactattccatatcacctctagttcgttttcagggcactatgactgcccaacgatacttggataatgtacTGCGGCCAGTGGCAATCCCTAACCTTCAatggctacctaatgcaatttttcagcaggataacgccggACCGCACAGTGCTCGCACaagccaacatgctctccaaggcacacagatgcttccctggccaccatactctcctgagcAGTCACCAATCGAACATATGTGgaatgtgattggacgccgtttgcagactctgtccctgcctcgttcagaagacgaactgtggcaaatggttgaaagggaatggagagccatccctctggacaccatacgcagccttattgactctatgcttagacgtgtttcttcgtgtatcgctgtccgcggtggtcctaccaTCCTACTAAGccaacgccgttctcgctctgtattctgcatatcattttgaaattaagatcatttattgagcaatcacgattgcttattgctttcatttgactgtttttggcgtgctatcatttttcccaccggcgcggcgccaccctccgccagcaccacccgtcgcggcggccggcctcacgatctgctcctctagcgaaaaccgtctccaggttgcgtccatatcctacacacacacgcatacatacacacaccaacacacacgcacacacaaacacatacacactcatacacaaacacatacacacatacacaaacacatacacacacgcatgcatacaggcacctacacatacacacaaatacacacaactgcccacacattcatgcctgcacacagacacaaacacatatgcttacacacacatacacataccccccccccccacacacacatacaaacacacactcgtgattgcgaaaaacataatttgaattcaagatgacaaaattcaaattaattttttcattattattccttgctgtctctgtcttttttccaaatttcatcactttctgaccaatTCTTCTTGGTGTTACACTTTCAATGTCAAGCaatgtatataaaaattagcaggattttatccttttttgataattgtatttgtatgaactgaaatgttattaaatttttttgcaccttacaaaataaatccaaacttagtGACGGGGCAATTTACGTGTTGAAGTCGGAGCACGTTTACGATCGtccttactgtgtcttacttaaacgtgcccctgacacatttttcgcttcaaactgtctcaaacattttccgcattttccggctatttaattttgaaaattaccatttaatttttttattaagttacacattcgtatcttatagcttactatcatatagtgctgtcttcatgccccttcaacttcaactttatacactgtTCAGTCAGTAACAAATATGCTTTATTTTAGCGAcgttaagacattatgttcaaaacaccaaCAGAACCACGTTGGGTGtcgaaataaatatgcgtaaacgtgccccatgtcCGGAGCAAGTTTACACAACTGATTTGgactcaaaaagtatttttttaaacggttaaaaacacaagctgagcaacaactgaatataccaattttgacacCATTAAGTGCTTCacaaaaccgcaatgtctaaaatttactaagttaaaacataaaaattagaaaattcattggaaaaaatCAGCGTAAGCGTGCCCCAGTCTACCCTACAATCtgcgtatcaatttttgaaaattgcttttgttatcatattctttaattttcaaaaggatttttttcttgacCGGAATAGACGGTATGTGTTActgaatagttaaaatattaatagataggtggagctaaaagcagcgtaaatatttcaccatttcacttcgccccgcactttcattttgctccacattcccctactatgttatttttcattcgaTGTTTATTTATGAATAAACTCTAAATAAGagttttgattagaaaaaaacgaaattttggtatagaaatttgaagacgTTACGACTAATGTCTAAATGCTACAGCAGTCTTGAAATATTATtcataatttctcaaaaaaaaaaaaaaaaaaaaaaaaaaaaagaaactagtcTGCCAATTGATGAGCTGTAAAAAATCACATGTAATTTGCTGCTAAAGTTGCTGAGACAAGAACAAAGACGATACTAAACTTTCAGTGGGAAGTACTGGACCATCCACCATACAATCCTAACTTGGCACTATCAGACTTTCATCTTTTTTCAAAGCTTCTGTAGATGCTTTTTGTAGTTCAAAATATGTCACCACAACTCAACGTACATGTATGTTTCGATGTTAATGGCGActactttgaaaactaaaaaaaaaatgttcatattttagtTTGTGATACaattttcattcatgaaaaaagtttcttttccatTGTTACGAAatgattcttatttaaaaaagagTCCTTGTATGTTAAAACTTGTGTGTTCCGAGCTTTTTTAAGTACCTTCATTAAAATTCAGGTGTGCAGGTTTTGCTGCCCatgaaaaacttcaatttttgtcAAAACTGCATAAGAAAGATATATTTATGTCACTTAAATTTATCAGCTGTGTTAGTATAGGTAAAATATAACTCTAAatgtttgcttttttctttcttttttgcattcTTTGGCTGTTTTTATTATCATTTcagaataatgaaaattttgatataATCATGTTTTATGTAAGACATTTTCAGTATAACTAATTGTTTTGTCTACTTCCATCAGATTAAGGAAAACTACTAAAGATGAACTAGAagcatttttaagagaaaaatttgatgaagcactggaaaaaattgaaaaggctATAATTGATGGAAAAGAAGTCAATCAAGATGTTTTAAAAGCGGTAAAAATTGTCTAATTTTATTTCCTAAGCAGATACAGAACATAATTTGCACTGTTTTTAAGGGGATAGGAAATTGGCTTTGTTTTTCTTAGTAATGTTTTAGAACAGTTTTGGTTTTTATGGAATACCAATTTGTTTTGAGAATTTCGCTCAGAACACAATTGATTTTAAAAGTCATACTAAAAGTTGATACAAATTAGGAGTGACTATTTCTGtttgataaaagtaattttttcccccttaaaagctttaaaaaaggtaTCTGGAAGCTAATATGAAGTAGTCAAAGTAATGTAGAATAaagacgaaatttttttaaaaagacgccttaaagtataaaaaacaacaaaaacgagACCACGAGATTTTCTGAGTCATTTGTATTTACATCATACGTATCACGTATTATAAATGATACGTTTTGATAATGCCTTTGTTTGAAGAAATCACAACAGAAAGGTTCATTGTTACTTCTTAAATCCTCTTGACATCTAAGTTTCTATTGCTTAAACAATTTCTGTTTTCTGTTTGGTTTGTGTTAGTTCCTTTGCATTTATGATTTTGGACGTCGGGTCATATTAAATTTGAAGCATTCCTTACAATCTTGGAATTAATTGCCACCTATCTATTCAGTTAAGGTGAATTGGCTTAGAAAGAGTACTGAGCGACGACCGAGTACGAGGTAGTTACTCGGTACTGGAAGAGTCGTACTCAGTACgagtactacttttttttttatcgtacataacatttcatttcatttcacagCTGCTATTAATAAATAGTGATTTTTAAAGACAACTTTTTAAAGTATCGAAATCCCGAAcagaaaaatttctttgctaCACTATTGAGGCAGGCAACTGAATGGGAATTGTAACGTAAAGTCAAAAAGACGCACTGAAGAAGATAACTGAACGAAGTTTTCAGAGCTATCACGTGCGAATTTAGAAATAGCATATAATATCACTGCTAAATGACGGCACTAAACGAAATAGAAATCTCTGTTACCCATATCACCCCTCCCCTCCATGGAATCTCTGCCTCTTATTGTTGGCTAGGAAAAGAACCGCATATTTAAAACCCTGTAATAGGCCATCTTTATCTACTAGTTCAGCattaaaatcactttttagaATAAGATTGGTTGGgggaaaataaatcaatttatgcTTTTAGAATACTGAaaataactaatttcattttgagCTTTACCCTTTCTTCTTGTGTGcgcagaaagggggggggggtatagttTTTTTTCCCGTATTAAAAAACTGATGCGTTATTCTTTCGGTCTCAGACGGATATTAAAAATCATCGTTGgtcaaataacattttttgcaatCTAGCAATAGCAGTTTGCTGGAAAGTATTTTCCAAAAAGTCGGATTCGTAATCGAAAGATTTCGGGTTCAATATCAATCGGTCGAAGAACCTATGTGTTGGTTAATGGTGACTGAGGCACGTTAActatgtcgtggtcacaaagtcctccaagtgaatcaatacctgtGAGAGTGCTGGAACAGGGATTACTTGGCTTGTGTCCTAGATCAAAAAACATAAATGGCTTCAGGGCCCCATCTAATTTATTAAATcgcaaatagtggtaggtacgggggaccctgtaGTGTGATATGATATGCTATGGCCCCATCTTACTGGTTAAAAcgcaaatagtggtaggtacgggggaccctgtaTTGTGATATGTTATGATATACAAGTTCACAGTTCAAGTCGGATCttcaccaaatttggtttggtaAAAAGGTTTTGTTATATTACATTATATTGGTTTGGGTATAGCTGGGACTACCTTCAAGGTGTATGGATAGGTATTTTCGTACTGTATGGATAACTGAATacgtaaagttaaataaatttaaaaaaaaaagaattttcaaaattaatttgaattctgaaattttgaattcaaattatctttttcgtaatcacgagttgcgacagcaTCCtcacattggttactaccccactcgcttgtttctagaaacggttgctgtccctcctcttgggcggttacgtgtgcatagttgtgtatgtgtaggcttgtgtgtgtgtgtagacatgggtgtatgcacgttggtgtgtgtgtatgtgtgtaaaggtgcgtgtgtgtgagtgtgtatgagcgtgcgtgtgtggaGGACACGGACGCTACCTActaggagcagcggctaccgggaggagttgcgcctgcagaggacggtggtgttgaaaaaggaaccaaacgtcaagaacggtcaaataaaaacaattagcaatcgtgattgctcaaaaaactgcATGTCCGTTTTAATTTATAAACTAGACAACATTAACCGGAATTGTAGTTGAGACCTTAAAAGTTCCTTCTTCTTTAAAGGAAGAAAGGATAGACGccttaaaaagatttttctgcaTTTGAATTCACATTATGCTATTGAGGTAAGAATTATCAATATTTGAAGCATAATAAAAGGGATATTTGAATTAGGCTTCAAGCTAGATATTTGAATGAAACATTATTGCTCTTTCTTTGAAACAGGCAAAGTAACCTGCCGCCACCAACATAcaaataattttactattttatgtaGGATTGAATATAACCTGAGATTTCTGGAATGCTCTATTTCAGCTTCGAGATCTTAAAGAAAAGATGAAGGAACTGAATATTGAAGAAGATGAACTAGCGAAAGAAACTATAGAGATAATAAAAGAGAGGGTGAAAGGGCAGCTCAAAgaaattttggagaaaatgggaatttttgatTGAACGACGTTGAAAGAAGACAAGGTTCAGCCATCGATTCGTTCTATGAGAACTGTAATATAGcgttttctcaagaaataaaataatgttggAAAATccaaattattgttttatttgttaaagTAATAAACTTTTTGATGTAAAATTGCCAATTTTGGTATGTTACAGTTTTAACTGCTAGAGGAAATATAATGCTCATTATATCATGTATTATACACTAAAGTTAAACTGCTAGAG from Uloborus diversus isolate 005 chromosome 5, Udiv.v.3.1, whole genome shotgun sequence encodes:
- the LOC129221881 gene encoding uncharacterized protein LOC129221881: MKFLAVLLLIGFVAAASADDFTHFFTDSSDDVADKLQEMRKLQKGLSSVINEIRLRKTTKDELEAFLREKFDEALEKIEKAIIDGKEVNQDVLKALRDLKEKMKELNIEEDELAKETIEIIKERVKGQLKEILEKMGIFD